GCTGCCCATCGCGCCGCCCATCGCGCTGCTGATCGGCATGTATCTGCCGCTCGTCACGCGCGACCAGTTGCGCCGCCATCTTGCCGGTTATGCGCTCTTTCTGGTCGTGGCCGCGTTTGCCGCGTTGTTCATGGCGCGCTTCGGCAGCGCCCGCAATCCGGCCGAACTGTATGCGGAGTACCGCACGTGGGTGCTGGCCGCGCTCGCCGTCGCCTTCGTGCTGACGCTGGCCGCGCTGTGGCTGAACCGGCGCAGCCGGGCCGGCAGCCTCGGCGCCGTCGCCACCTTCGGCGCGGCCTGGCTGCTGCTGGGCACCATCGCCGGCACGGGTCACGACGTGTTCGGCAGGCTCAGTTCCGGCGCGCCGCTCGCGCCGGCCATCAAGGCGGAGATCGCGAAGTTGCCGGCGGATACGCCGTTCTATTCAGTGGGTGTACTCGACCACACGATGCCGTTCTATGTCGACCACACCATGATCATGGTCGAGCATCCCGACGAACTGGCGTTCGGCGTGTCCGTCGAGCCGCAGAAATGGATTCCGTCCGTCGATGCGTGGATCGAGCGCTGGAAGGCCGACCGTTACGCGCTCGCGCTGATCCCGCCGCCGACCTACGACCGCCTCCTCAAGGAAGGCCTGCCGATGCGGCTGATCGCCCGCGACTCGCGCCGGGTCGTGGTGGAAAAGCCGCTCGCCGCGGCCGGCGCGCCGGCCGCCGATGCACCAGCACCGGCGTCCGCGTCGGCGCCGCTGGAAAAAGCACAACCATGACCCCATATCAGGAACTAACCGTTCGATGAACCCGATTTCCCTCTTTTGCATTCTTGCGGGCGTGACGTTGAACGCCGGCGCGCAGTTGCTGCTCAAAGCCGGTACGAATGCCGTTGGACACTTCGAATTCACCCGTGCGAACATCCTGCCCATCGCCTTTCGCCTGGCAACCCAGCCGCCGATCATCGGCGGCCTGGCCTGTTATGTGATTAGCGTGGCAGTGTGGGTCATCGGGCTGTCGCGAGTGGACGTGTCGATCGCCTATCCGATGCTGTCGCTCGGCTATGTCGTCAATGCGCTCGCGGCGTGGTACCTGTTCGGCGAAGTGCTGTCGGTACAGAAGCTGGTCGGCATCGGCGTCATTCTGATCGGCGTGGTGCTTCTGGCGCGCAGCTAGCTGCCGCGGTCCAGGCCACGGTGTGCCGGACACTTTTTATTACTGATTACCGCCAGCGCCGGCTGGCAAGACGCAGACGGCACAAGATACCGTAAGCGGGCGACCCGGTCGGCTAAGGATCACGTAAGGTTGACCACGGTATGCTATGCGGTTGCGCCCTTTTTTGCCGCTGCCCCGGTTTGCGCACAATTTGCGCATAGTGTGTGGTTTACTTCGCGCCCTTCGGGATGCGCCCCTTTCAATCGAGCGAAGCATTCATGAGCCAGTCAACAGTCCCGTTTTTGCCTTTTGTCAAACCCGAGATCGACGAGGAAACGATTCAAGGCGTCGCCGACGTGCTGCGCTCCGGCTGGATCACCACCGGCCCGCAGAACCAGAAGTTCGAAGCGGCGCTCTCCGAGTTCTGCGGCGGCCGTCCAGTGCGCACGTTCAACTCCGGCACGGCGACGCTGGAGATCGGCCTGCGCATCGCCGGGGTGGGCGAAGGCGACGAAGTCATCACGACACCGGCCTCGTGGGTCTCGACCAGCAATGTGATCTATGAAGTCGGCGCGACGCCTGTGTTCGCCGACATCGACCCGGTGACCCGCAATATCGACCTCGATCTGCTTGAAAAAGCCATCACGCCGCGCACCAAGGCGCTGATTCCGGTGTATCTGTCGGGACTGCCGGTCGATATGGACCGTCTGTATGAGATCGCCCGTGCCCACAAGCTGCGCGTGATCGAAGACGCCGCGCAAGCGTTCGGCTCGACGTGGAAAGGCGAGCGCATCGGCAAGCTGGGCGACATGGTTTCGTTC
The nucleotide sequence above comes from Paraburkholderia sp. FT54. Encoded proteins:
- a CDS encoding SMR family transporter, whose protein sequence is MNPISLFCILAGVTLNAGAQLLLKAGTNAVGHFEFTRANILPIAFRLATQPPIIGGLACYVISVAVWVIGLSRVDVSIAYPMLSLGYVVNALAAWYLFGEVLSVQKLVGIGVILIGVVLLARS